TTTTCCCGCCGGAACTTGACCCCGCGAAAACGCCCTGCGCGCCATTCCGACCACAGTGGCAGAGCGGGTTCGGGCATGTCCTTGCGCATGCTTCTCGCGTTCCTGAGCAGTTCGGCCTCTCGCATCGTCCCCTCTCCCAACCCTCGCCCCTCAAGGGGGAGGGCTAGATTTCCACTCCCAGCCGCTCCGCCACGGTGAAGATGTCCTTGTCGCCCCGTCCGCAGAGGTTGGCGAGGATCACGCTGTCTTTCGGCATTTCCTTCGCGCGCCTGGCCACGGCAGCGATGGCGTGGCTGGGTTCGAGCGCGGGGATGATACCCTCGGTGCGGCAGAGGAGCTGGAAGGCGTCGAGCGCCTCCTCGTCGGTGACCGCGGTGTACTCGACGCGGCCTGTGTCCTTGAGCCAGGCGTGCTCCGGCCCGATGCCCGGATAGTCGAGGCCGGCGCTGATCGAGTGCCCCTCGGTAATCTGGCCGTCCTCGTCCTGCAGCAGGTACGTGCGGTTGCCGTGGAGCACGCCGGGAAAGCCGCCGAGCAGGCTGGCGGCGTGTTCGTCCCCGTCGAGGCCGTGCCCCGCCGCCTCGACCCCCAGCATCTTCACGTCAGGGTCGTCGAGGAAGGGGTGGAAGAGGCCAAGCGCATTCGAGCCGCCGCCGATCGCCGCCACCAGCAGGTCGGGCAGGCGCCCGGTGCGGCCGAGCATCTGCTCGCGCGCTTCCTTGCCGATCACGCTCTGAAAATCGCGCACCAGCTCGGGATAGGGGTGCGGGCCGGCGGCGGTGCCGATGATGTAGAACGTGTCGTGGACGTTCGCGACCCAATCGCGCAACCCCTCGTTCATCGCATCCTTCAAGGTCGCGCGGCCGCTGGTGACGGGCACCACCTCCGCGCCGAGCAGCTTCATGCGGAACACGTTGGGCTGTTGCCGGGCAACGTCGGTCGCGCCCATGTAGATCACGCAGGGCAGCCCGAAGCGCGCGCAGACGGTGGCGGTGGCGACCCCGTGCTGGCCGGCGCCGGTTTCCGCAATGATGCGCGTCTTGCCCATGCGGATCGCCAGCAGAATCTGCCCGATGCAATTGTTGATCTTGTGCGCGCCGGTGTGGTTGAGTTCGTCCCGCTTGAACCACACTTGCGCGCCGCCGAGCGCCTCGGTGAGCCGTTCTGCGAAATAGAGTGGCGAGGGGCGGCCGACATAGTGTTCGAGCAGGTCGTCGAACTCCGCCTTGAACGCAGGATCGGCCTGAGCCGCGCGATATTCGCGCTCCAGCTCGAGCACGAGCGGCATCAGCGTCTCGGCGACGTAGCGGCCGCCGTATTCGCCGAAATGCCCGCGCGAATCGGGCATCTGGCGATAGCTGTTCGCGGGCGGCGGCACGGGATCGGATTTGCCCTGGTTCATCGTGATCAGCCGCTTGTCACAGGGGCGCGGTGCTGTCTACCCGAAGTGTCGGCGGACCGATGCCGGCACTGCACGCCGATTAACGAGCCCGGACCGCGGCGCA
The sequence above is a segment of the Pelagerythrobacter marensis genome. Coding sequences within it:
- the trpB gene encoding tryptophan synthase subunit beta, producing the protein MNQGKSDPVPPPANSYRQMPDSRGHFGEYGGRYVAETLMPLVLELEREYRAAQADPAFKAEFDDLLEHYVGRPSPLYFAERLTEALGGAQVWFKRDELNHTGAHKINNCIGQILLAIRMGKTRIIAETGAGQHGVATATVCARFGLPCVIYMGATDVARQQPNVFRMKLLGAEVVPVTSGRATLKDAMNEGLRDWVANVHDTFYIIGTAAGPHPYPELVRDFQSVIGKEAREQMLGRTGRLPDLLVAAIGGGSNALGLFHPFLDDPDVKMLGVEAAGHGLDGDEHAASLLGGFPGVLHGNRTYLLQDEDGQITEGHSISAGLDYPGIGPEHAWLKDTGRVEYTAVTDEEALDAFQLLCRTEGIIPALEPSHAIAAVARRAKEMPKDSVILANLCGRGDKDIFTVAERLGVEI